The Flavobacterium jumunjinense genome includes a region encoding these proteins:
- a CDS encoding four helix bundle protein, whose amino-acid sequence MYIFSFEKLDIWIESKSLTVLIYTLTQKFPEEEKFGLISQLRRATVSICSNIAEGTSRISDKDKAHFISISFSSTMEVLNQLILSFELNYLSEEDYIICRKKIESISNKLNALRKYILTKNN is encoded by the coding sequence ATATATATATTTTCATTTGAAAAACTAGATATTTGGATTGAATCTAAAAGTTTAACTGTTTTAATTTATACTTTAACTCAAAAATTTCCTGAAGAAGAAAAGTTTGGATTAATAAGTCAATTAAGAAGAGCAACGGTTTCTATTTGTTCAAATATTGCAGAAGGCACTTCAAGGATATCTGATAAAGACAAAGCGCACTTTATTTCTATATCATTTAGTTCAACAATGGAAGTGTTAAATCAGCTCATTTTATCTTTTGAATTAAATTATCTTTCAGAAGAAGATTATATAATATGCAGAAAGAAAATTGAAAGTATATCTAACAAATTAAATGCTTTAAGAAAATACATTCTTACAAAAAACAACTAA
- the lepB gene encoding signal peptidase I codes for MSVTGWLLFILLVQVIHGLGTWKLYVKAGRKAHEAFIPIYNAIVLMKIINRPTWWTLLLFIPIINLFLFPIIWIETLRTFGKKSTSDMFLGVFTLGFYILYVNYTQDVTYFEKRDLKAPTKAMDTVGSLAFAIVVATFVHTYFIQPYTIPTSSLEKSLLIGDFLFVSKFHYGARTPMTTVAAPMVHDTIPIAHVKSYTTFPQLPYFRLPAIQDIERNDIVVFNWPADTLYHMYKAADKRYDKPIDKKTNYVKRCTAIAGDTLQIIDGIVHINGKESILPERAKPQYFYIIKTKEEVSDSFIKDYQITESTNLFEIENKVWDRPEVKELLIKSAGIEEFERDSIVSVITGSITQDMYNQLNLKITKNHFFGNLTFDKAAKMKSDSRVQSIERYVKHTNEDGIFPDFKDGTPSPNRNWNSDNMGPIYIPEAGKTVKLDRTNLPFYKKIIGEYEGNELMVTGDEIRINGQVATSYTFKQNYYWMMGDNRHNSLDARYFGFTPEDHIVGKPIFIWMSIDGINDGIKNWRIRWDRLFTTVSGTGQPQSFFKYFLVLLALYFVGEHFWKKKKKAKENV; via the coding sequence GAAAATCATTAACCGTCCGACCTGGTGGACGCTATTGCTTTTTATTCCGATTATCAATTTATTTCTATTTCCAATTATTTGGATTGAAACATTACGAACTTTTGGAAAAAAGTCTACTTCTGATATGTTTTTAGGTGTTTTTACCTTAGGGTTTTATATCCTATATGTAAACTATACTCAAGATGTTACTTATTTTGAAAAGCGTGACCTTAAGGCTCCAACCAAAGCAATGGATACTGTTGGTTCGTTAGCGTTTGCAATTGTGGTTGCAACGTTTGTTCACACTTATTTCATTCAACCTTACACCATTCCTACTTCATCATTAGAAAAGTCACTTTTAATTGGTGATTTCCTTTTTGTGAGTAAGTTTCATTATGGTGCAAGAACTCCAATGACAACGGTTGCTGCTCCAATGGTTCATGATACAATTCCTATTGCTCATGTAAAATCGTATACTACTTTTCCACAATTACCTTATTTCAGACTTCCTGCAATTCAAGATATTGAAAGAAATGATATTGTCGTTTTTAACTGGCCAGCAGATACACTATATCACATGTATAAAGCAGCAGACAAACGTTATGACAAACCTATTGACAAGAAAACAAACTATGTAAAAAGGTGTACTGCTATTGCTGGAGATACTTTACAAATTATTGATGGAATAGTGCATATTAATGGTAAAGAATCAATTTTACCAGAAAGAGCAAAGCCACAGTATTTTTATATTATTAAAACCAAAGAAGAAGTTTCTGATAGTTTTATTAAAGACTATCAAATTACAGAAAGCACTAATTTGTTTGAAATAGAAAACAAAGTGTGGGACAGACCAGAAGTGAAAGAACTTCTAATAAAAAGTGCTGGTATAGAAGAATTTGAAAGAGATTCTATCGTATCTGTTATTACTGGAAGTATAACACAGGACATGTATAATCAGTTAAATTTAAAAATAACTAAAAATCACTTTTTCGGAAATTTAACTTTCGATAAAGCAGCGAAAATGAAATCGGATTCAAGAGTTCAATCGATTGAACGTTATGTAAAACATACAAACGAAGACGGAATTTTCCCAGATTTTAAAGACGGTACTCCTTCTCCAAATCGCAATTGGAATAGTGACAACATGGGGCCAATTTATATTCCTGAAGCTGGAAAAACAGTAAAATTAGATCGTACTAATTTACCATTCTACAAAAAAATTATTGGTGAATATGAAGGTAACGAATTGATGGTTACTGGAGACGAAATAAGAATTAACGGTCAAGTAGCTACTTCTTATACTTTTAAACAAAACTACTATTGGATGATGGGAGACAATCGTCATAATTCATTAGATGCGCGTTATTTTGGATTTACACCAGAAGACCATATTGTAGGTAAGCCTATTTTCATTTGGATGAGTATTGACGGAATTAATGATGGTATTAAAAACTGGAGAATTCGTTGGGATAGACTATTTACAACTGTAAGCGGAACAGGTCAGCCACAATCCTTTTTTAAATATTTCTTAGTCCTTTTGGCATTATATTTTGTAGGAGAACACTTTTGGAAGAAAAAGAAAAAAGCAAAAGAAAATGTTTAA